One Fuerstiella marisgermanici DNA window includes the following coding sequences:
- a CDS encoding LysM peptidoglycan-binding domain-containing protein — MKKRDEEWGFEAGKGGMAVEAKMGMAVIVILVCAFGFLVYHKFDLKQRALLQANIEGKNPAQAGPTELAPASAMLEVQEANPDSGAWRAVDETPSTVAASVADSTAPQQDAPLFDLSEPTSPPYDVTADQSSAMVASDEVIPTPQPTEDPFAVLAAKNSAREETTPQPFPTTAEPPKPFHSEQALAANIPAPDQSDPFAAAATTEAQPSAPLFPSFDAADETPPSRDVAVADPKQNSAPVKTDDVAMGDLFPSFDAAEEPPAPSAQPEETTVAKVQGLPPAASVSRSRELPPLPTAPEPAFDTLDNEATALPSFAGTDEPAQPTLQDSPMVAFAEPKPDVNLFEEAAASSAAKTDASPTSDKTSSVERPALVVTPDPTPMKIDPDPQPYQRSEPASDTRQFGGDNRFDRDTQTQTLVQTSPSQSQDATPTTASQPKTAADENSMASDPAFMFAPVEIPSDEPAPLPTAAPQPQFGMAQYAYENGIRQVAASSEDCDICVVKHNDNYWTISKRMYGTARYFSALALFNQHRIKDPKKIRPGMKVLIPDPKRLEEKYPELFREFQQKETKPRGFFLQKDGKPAYRVGEKETLSEISQKHLGRASRWMEIYRMNQQRMTDPNRLKPGTVLAMPDDATAVNIAP, encoded by the coding sequence ATGAAAAAGCGGGACGAAGAATGGGGCTTTGAAGCTGGAAAAGGGGGAATGGCGGTCGAAGCCAAAATGGGCATGGCCGTTATCGTGATCCTCGTGTGCGCCTTCGGGTTCCTTGTCTACCACAAGTTTGACCTCAAACAGCGAGCGTTGTTGCAGGCGAACATCGAGGGCAAGAATCCTGCGCAAGCAGGCCCGACGGAGCTTGCACCCGCTTCTGCTATGCTTGAGGTGCAGGAAGCGAATCCGGACAGCGGAGCCTGGCGAGCGGTAGACGAAACGCCGTCAACCGTGGCCGCTTCGGTTGCTGACAGCACTGCGCCGCAGCAGGACGCTCCTCTGTTTGATCTCAGCGAACCCACTTCACCGCCATACGATGTTACCGCCGATCAGTCGTCAGCGATGGTCGCCAGCGACGAGGTCATCCCGACGCCTCAGCCAACGGAAGATCCGTTTGCCGTGCTTGCCGCTAAGAACAGCGCACGCGAAGAAACGACTCCACAGCCGTTTCCGACAACTGCTGAGCCGCCGAAACCTTTTCACAGCGAACAAGCTCTGGCAGCCAACATACCGGCTCCTGACCAGTCAGACCCATTCGCGGCTGCTGCCACGACTGAAGCCCAGCCATCGGCGCCTCTGTTCCCGTCTTTCGATGCGGCCGATGAAACGCCTCCCAGCCGGGACGTAGCCGTCGCCGATCCCAAACAGAATTCTGCTCCGGTGAAGACCGATGATGTGGCGATGGGCGACCTGTTTCCAAGCTTCGATGCGGCTGAAGAACCACCGGCACCGTCCGCGCAGCCGGAAGAAACAACTGTAGCGAAGGTTCAGGGGCTACCACCGGCCGCTTCCGTGTCGCGGTCTCGCGAGCTGCCACCTTTGCCGACGGCACCAGAACCGGCGTTCGACACGCTGGATAACGAAGCAACAGCGTTGCCCTCTTTTGCAGGCACCGACGAACCTGCACAGCCAACGTTACAGGATTCGCCGATGGTTGCGTTTGCTGAACCAAAGCCAGACGTCAATCTGTTTGAAGAAGCTGCCGCATCGTCAGCGGCCAAAACGGATGCCTCGCCAACCAGCGACAAAACTTCGTCAGTGGAACGCCCGGCTTTGGTCGTGACACCGGATCCGACGCCGATGAAGATTGATCCGGATCCTCAGCCGTACCAACGTTCTGAGCCCGCATCTGATACGCGACAATTCGGCGGCGACAACCGATTCGACCGCGACACGCAGACACAAACGCTCGTTCAAACGTCACCCAGCCAATCGCAGGACGCGACGCCGACCACCGCCAGTCAACCAAAGACCGCGGCCGACGAAAACAGCATGGCGTCAGACCCTGCGTTCATGTTCGCGCCCGTGGAGATTCCGTCTGACGAACCCGCTCCCCTACCGACGGCTGCACCGCAACCGCAGTTCGGGATGGCTCAGTACGCGTACGAAAACGGAATCCGCCAGGTCGCTGCGTCGTCAGAAGACTGTGACATTTGCGTCGTTAAGCACAACGACAACTACTGGACCATTTCCAAACGCATGTATGGTACGGCTCGGTACTTTTCGGCATTGGCATTGTTCAACCAGCATCGGATCAAAGACCCGAAAAAGATTCGACCCGGTATGAAGGTGCTCATCCCCGACCCCAAGCGGTTGGAAGAGAAGTATCCGGAACTGTTCCGTGAGTTCCAGCAAAAGGAAACGAAGCCACGCGGCTTCTTTCTGCAGAAGGATGGCAAACCGGCCTACCGAGTTGGCGAAAAGGAAACGCTGTCTGAAATTTCGCAGAAGCACCTTGGCCGAGCGTCTCGCTGGATGGAGATCTACCGGATGAATCAGCAGCGAATGACAGACCCCAACCGCCTGAAACCGGGAACCGTGCTAGCGATGCCAGATGACGCAACGGCCGTCAACATCGCGCCGTAG
- a CDS encoding WXG100 family type VII secretion target produces MNQAIVDPAELRRFAQTLRRFNEELNDKSAAIAGQLNALGQTWRDKEHLKFSEDFSGNMKALGRFVESNESYIPYLMRKAQLIEEYLQQQ; encoded by the coding sequence ATGAATCAGGCCATCGTCGATCCCGCCGAACTACGCCGCTTCGCTCAAACATTGCGACGTTTTAACGAGGAACTCAATGACAAGTCCGCTGCCATCGCCGGGCAGCTAAACGCACTCGGGCAGACGTGGCGTGATAAAGAGCACCTGAAATTTTCTGAGGACTTTTCAGGCAACATGAAGGCACTGGGCCGGTTTGTGGAATCCAACGAAAGCTACATTCCGTACCTGATGCGGAAGGCTCAACTGATCGAAGAATATCTGCAACAGCAGTAG
- a CDS encoding lysophospholipid acyltransferase family protein produces the protein MDAKRIRYRMEYAFFCAILFILRSLPVSTSVRLGNFVAWCVHSVVPRRMTRYEVAAGNIRTAFGEDLPEDQVDKIILGMWQHLAKMVIEVVQMERRVRLYNCGDVMRFSGRNQGVAAAVSGRPILFLGGHFGNWEVSVNTFGDFGFPMGVVARDLDNPWLHQWFKRFRESTGSWIISKSGATTELVAAMEAGRNATLLGDQDAGRRGVFVDFFGKPASTFKSIALLALQHDAIIVVGGAWRLPHEEQYGSRWVQFDLTTEAVIDSRDFQTADAVPEMTQAYTCAIEAMIRRAPEQYFWVHRRWKTPVNAKRRKRVAA, from the coding sequence ATGGATGCAAAGCGAATTAGATATCGGATGGAATACGCGTTCTTCTGCGCGATTCTGTTTATCTTGCGAAGCCTGCCAGTGTCGACGTCGGTCCGTCTGGGCAACTTTGTCGCGTGGTGCGTGCACAGCGTTGTGCCTCGACGGATGACTCGCTACGAAGTAGCCGCGGGCAATATTCGCACGGCGTTCGGCGAAGATCTGCCGGAAGACCAAGTCGACAAAATCATCCTCGGAATGTGGCAGCACCTGGCGAAGATGGTGATTGAAGTTGTCCAGATGGAACGCCGGGTCCGGCTGTACAACTGTGGCGACGTGATGAGATTCAGCGGTCGCAACCAGGGCGTCGCGGCGGCGGTGTCAGGTCGACCAATTCTGTTTTTGGGTGGACATTTCGGGAACTGGGAAGTGAGCGTCAACACGTTCGGTGACTTCGGTTTTCCGATGGGTGTGGTCGCTCGAGATTTAGACAACCCGTGGCTGCATCAGTGGTTCAAACGGTTTCGGGAATCGACTGGAAGCTGGATCATTTCCAAAAGTGGTGCCACAACAGAACTGGTAGCCGCAATGGAAGCGGGCCGCAACGCAACTTTGCTGGGCGATCAGGACGCCGGTCGTCGCGGCGTCTTTGTCGACTTCTTCGGCAAACCGGCCTCCACCTTCAAATCCATCGCGTTGTTGGCTTTGCAGCATGACGCCATTATCGTTGTCGGCGGCGCATGGCGGTTGCCTCATGAAGAACAATATGGCAGTCGCTGGGTACAATTCGATTTAACGACAGAAGCCGTGATCGATAGTCGTGACTTCCAGACTGCCGACGCGGTGCCGGAGATGACTCAGGCATACACATGTGCGATTGAAGCGATGATCCGTCGAGCTCCCGAGCAGTACTTCTGGGTACACCGACGCTGGAAGACACCAGTAAATGCGAAACGCCGCAAACGCGTTGCCGCGTAG
- a CDS encoding HEAT repeat domain-containing protein produces the protein MHKLIFATFMTLCLTKTVYADEPAGRQQGNSAALDRIPLAALCADAFELSRQRHLNTAYHTPWQIMQMLYGVGPEFQLRDGGEVVSGLSWISAGPKFEGKAWFEVTEHGGRVHPSSRPYGFEVFPNQFLAAFAIAGVKRSQVLKTDGDSITVGDCVNQAQFTVDAKQNLIWTLMALSHYLPAGATWENKAGEVWSIERVAEQVSRSLLSGQERGLGPQELVALAFAKRYQPDEVLAGSPTWKAITAQIDSKIDGLNQSHHPGGSVVNRDVLLERLADTGHAAEFVMYAASKADRKEEWFQQVIRNAAQALVDSESKHLPTSGLIHNVAAVRMFLVGAIPATAKPATDDAGQSTSSGQSVSKNNGLRKASPADAVEADASQSKVDQRPLPQAQASGWDKLRLQLVDGEIELLDLINEHGEQHPSVVGFKKRLQILKENLAKHDADQSPASQQSPDAVEDFLKLELVKLEIQKSSLMEKLGAEHPIMIRKSKQVKLLKEKLAEHAAHHEDLQLQALIDRKYEQPNIAAEGDQTHRDATRKELISELAKVESDLAAQSKQYGEKHPSIQDLKQRAAALRAALAAAGNQTANEKNEAGQQRVPDSASSIQAAYEQAMLYMSSSDRGAKSFVPPADRKFAERKRDLFEVTFRETEQESLAAAAAYRAEAAQKSPDADALKNLQRRLQMAVKKSFEAQSRFQEARLHLAELELKTVKARLELRKALSKQVIERRVEELKVGTELSWQMTENSNGTERAATVDAVPNYVKSAKEVPKQDTQKLLEDWLKDARPLGDDADAKRDSTIEQIREALNSEQHSLQIVAATALAQLGDVKFDKKQFRPRILELCRSNNAEVQRWAFYALLNNERQDGDLALLQEVMAEPVSGRLAESASHLLQSFDKGVIRGKSEVIVLRLLNSSDKSLRREVLRGLWGAKYGEKITNRVIELVDNKESHHDAIYYALSTSPEKTPAAIDKLIEVLSDPDWNNWGRAIWGMGYGVPEDQQTKVAAAMLQMYELRSDPKTRGKCERLVRVYGDAKQIKKLETLTGNSTSAVNKPKEGAATTEPQPDQKDKLPDEKVENQVIDESDS, from the coding sequence ATGCACAAACTGATTTTTGCTACCTTCATGACTTTGTGCCTTACCAAGACAGTCTATGCGGACGAACCAGCGGGTCGTCAACAAGGCAATTCAGCAGCGCTGGATCGAATACCACTGGCAGCACTCTGTGCCGACGCTTTCGAGTTGTCGCGGCAGCGGCACCTGAATACGGCTTACCATACGCCGTGGCAAATCATGCAGATGCTGTACGGCGTTGGTCCGGAGTTCCAGCTCCGCGACGGCGGCGAAGTAGTTTCCGGTCTCTCGTGGATTAGTGCGGGGCCAAAGTTCGAGGGGAAGGCGTGGTTCGAAGTCACTGAGCACGGCGGTCGTGTCCATCCCTCTTCAAGACCGTATGGATTTGAAGTCTTCCCCAACCAGTTTCTGGCGGCGTTCGCGATCGCGGGCGTCAAGCGATCCCAAGTTCTTAAAACGGATGGAGACTCCATCACCGTGGGCGATTGCGTAAATCAAGCACAGTTCACCGTCGACGCTAAGCAAAATCTAATCTGGACGCTGATGGCTCTGAGCCACTATCTCCCCGCGGGTGCGACGTGGGAAAACAAAGCTGGGGAAGTGTGGAGTATTGAACGTGTAGCGGAGCAGGTCTCGAGGTCACTGCTGTCAGGCCAGGAACGCGGTCTCGGGCCACAGGAGCTAGTGGCTTTGGCGTTCGCGAAACGTTATCAGCCAGACGAGGTTCTCGCGGGTTCCCCTACGTGGAAAGCGATTACGGCGCAGATTGACTCCAAAATCGACGGTCTAAACCAATCCCATCACCCGGGTGGTTCCGTCGTTAACCGGGACGTGCTTCTTGAGCGGCTTGCCGACACAGGGCATGCAGCAGAATTCGTGATGTACGCGGCTTCTAAAGCTGACCGGAAAGAAGAATGGTTTCAGCAGGTCATTCGCAACGCAGCGCAAGCGCTGGTGGATTCCGAATCGAAACATCTGCCGACGTCTGGGTTGATTCATAACGTGGCGGCGGTGCGAATGTTTTTGGTAGGCGCGATTCCTGCGACTGCCAAGCCAGCGACAGATGACGCCGGTCAATCCACTTCCAGCGGACAATCAGTTTCGAAGAACAACGGTTTGCGAAAGGCTTCACCTGCCGACGCCGTGGAAGCTGATGCTAGTCAATCGAAGGTCGACCAGAGACCACTACCTCAAGCACAGGCTTCCGGCTGGGACAAACTGCGACTCCAATTGGTGGACGGAGAAATCGAACTGCTGGATCTTATCAACGAGCACGGTGAACAGCATCCTTCCGTCGTTGGATTCAAGAAGCGGCTGCAAATCCTAAAGGAAAACCTGGCGAAACATGATGCGGACCAGTCCCCGGCTTCACAGCAGTCGCCGGACGCGGTCGAAGATTTTCTGAAACTGGAACTCGTGAAATTGGAAATCCAGAAATCGTCGTTGATGGAAAAACTCGGAGCAGAACACCCCATCATGATCAGGAAGTCGAAGCAAGTTAAGCTGCTGAAGGAAAAGCTGGCGGAGCACGCCGCACACCACGAGGATCTGCAACTGCAGGCTTTGATTGACCGCAAGTATGAACAGCCGAATATAGCGGCAGAAGGCGATCAGACACATCGCGACGCCACTCGGAAAGAACTGATCAGTGAGCTGGCCAAAGTCGAATCTGACCTTGCCGCTCAGAGTAAACAGTACGGCGAGAAGCATCCCAGCATTCAAGATCTTAAACAACGAGCGGCCGCTCTGCGTGCGGCTTTGGCCGCTGCGGGAAACCAAACAGCAAATGAAAAGAACGAAGCTGGACAACAGCGTGTGCCAGATTCAGCCAGCAGTATTCAGGCAGCGTACGAACAGGCCATGCTGTATATGTCGAGTTCAGATCGAGGTGCTAAGAGTTTCGTTCCTCCGGCGGACCGCAAGTTCGCGGAACGAAAGCGAGATCTGTTCGAAGTCACATTTCGTGAGACCGAGCAGGAAAGCCTCGCGGCCGCAGCGGCCTACCGTGCCGAGGCCGCTCAGAAGTCCCCGGACGCCGACGCCCTGAAGAACCTTCAGAGGCGTTTGCAAATGGCGGTTAAGAAGTCGTTTGAAGCTCAATCACGATTTCAGGAAGCTCGGCTGCACCTCGCTGAACTGGAGCTTAAGACCGTGAAAGCCAGGCTGGAACTCAGAAAGGCACTGTCCAAACAGGTGATCGAACGCCGGGTTGAAGAACTGAAAGTAGGTACCGAGTTGTCATGGCAAATGACGGAAAACTCTAACGGGACTGAACGTGCTGCTACCGTTGATGCAGTTCCCAATTACGTAAAGTCTGCTAAGGAAGTCCCAAAGCAGGATACCCAGAAGTTGCTGGAAGACTGGCTGAAGGATGCTCGTCCTTTGGGTGACGATGCGGATGCGAAACGGGATTCGACCATTGAGCAGATCCGGGAGGCGTTGAATTCTGAACAGCACAGTCTGCAGATCGTCGCCGCGACGGCATTGGCTCAACTGGGCGACGTGAAGTTCGACAAGAAACAGTTTCGGCCTCGGATTTTGGAATTGTGTCGTTCTAACAATGCAGAAGTGCAGCGTTGGGCCTTCTACGCTTTACTGAACAACGAACGTCAGGACGGTGATCTTGCTCTGCTGCAGGAAGTGATGGCGGAACCGGTTTCCGGACGACTGGCTGAATCCGCATCTCATCTGCTGCAGTCGTTTGACAAAGGCGTGATCCGAGGCAAGTCGGAAGTGATCGTACTGCGATTGCTGAATTCTTCCGACAAGAGCCTTCGTCGAGAAGTTTTACGAGGCCTTTGGGGAGCGAAGTACGGGGAGAAGATTACCAATCGTGTAATCGAACTGGTCGACAACAAAGAATCGCATCACGACGCCATTTACTACGCATTGTCGACATCGCCGGAAAAAACGCCCGCCGCGATCGACAAGCTGATTGAAGTGTTGAGCGATCCCGACTGGAACAACTGGGGCCGAGCGATCTGGGGGATGGGGTATGGCGTGCCGGAAGACCAGCAGACGAAAGTGGCGGCCGCAATGCTGCAAATGTATGAACTCCGCAGCGACCCAAAAACGCGAGGCAAGTGCGAACGGCTGGTCCGTGTGTACGGCGATGCGAAGCAGATTAAGAAGCTGGAAACGCTGACCGGGAATTCTACCTCTGCCGTTAACAAGCCGAAAGAAGGGGCCGCAACGACGGAACCGCAGCCGGACCAGAAGGACAAACTGCCTGACGAGAAAGTGGAGAATCAGGTGATTGATGAGAGTGATTCCTGA
- the eboE gene encoding metabolite traffic protein EboE yields MAFSTLPLSYCTNVHPGRTVDEVVDGLVEHTATVRQQLNSPMAAGLWLSRGVASELLKTESELERLGQTLWQHDLVCYTLNAFPYGDFHSERVKEQVYLPDWASTDRMKYTCDCAKILAKLIPETAEGSISTVPLGGNMNSGGRDFYATCCHNLIETAKFLKDLHDKTGRMIRLAIEPEPMCQLSFTAETTVPIFHMLFEMAEALGCLETVQTFIGLCFDVCHQAVVFEDVAESIELVVSNGIRINKVHITNAVELEEPHNNPAGLAALCDFVEPRYLHQTYGKMPDGRVLYRPDLLTEDINRLPPDKFLQADTWRVHFHVPVFADTLGPLNTTRRDLKAALRKIQTLDYAPHLEVETYTWPVMPDSGVEQQSLADQITQELESAYRLLSDLS; encoded by the coding sequence ATGGCCTTTTCAACACTCCCGCTAAGCTATTGCACCAACGTACATCCGGGCCGCACGGTCGATGAGGTTGTGGATGGGCTGGTCGAACATACGGCCACGGTCCGGCAACAATTGAACAGCCCGATGGCCGCAGGATTGTGGCTGTCGCGCGGCGTGGCTTCGGAATTGTTGAAGACCGAAAGCGAACTGGAACGACTTGGCCAAACGCTGTGGCAGCACGATCTTGTGTGCTACACGCTGAATGCGTTTCCGTATGGTGACTTCCATTCTGAACGAGTGAAAGAACAGGTTTATCTTCCGGACTGGGCATCGACCGACCGCATGAAGTACACGTGTGACTGTGCAAAGATCCTGGCAAAGCTGATCCCGGAAACCGCCGAAGGCAGCATTTCCACCGTGCCGTTAGGCGGCAACATGAACTCGGGCGGTCGCGACTTTTACGCAACCTGCTGTCACAACCTGATTGAAACGGCCAAGTTCCTGAAAGACCTGCACGACAAAACGGGGCGCATGATTAGGTTGGCAATCGAACCTGAACCGATGTGTCAGCTATCATTTACAGCGGAAACCACAGTCCCCATTTTCCACATGCTGTTCGAGATGGCCGAAGCGCTCGGCTGTCTGGAAACCGTTCAAACTTTCATTGGCCTGTGCTTTGACGTGTGTCATCAGGCCGTGGTGTTTGAAGATGTGGCGGAATCGATTGAACTGGTTGTTAGCAACGGCATTCGCATCAACAAGGTGCATATCACCAACGCTGTGGAACTGGAAGAACCTCACAACAATCCGGCCGGGCTGGCGGCGTTGTGTGATTTTGTGGAACCTCGTTATTTGCATCAGACGTATGGAAAAATGCCGGATGGTCGAGTGCTGTATCGCCCGGATTTGCTGACCGAGGACATCAATCGTTTGCCGCCGGACAAGTTTCTGCAGGCCGATACGTGGCGGGTTCACTTCCACGTCCCTGTCTTCGCCGACACTCTGGGACCGCTGAACACGACGCGGCGCGACCTGAAAGCGGCTCTCAGAAAAATCCAGACGCTGGATTACGCACCACATCTGGAAGTGGAAACGTACACATGGCCCGTGATGCCAGATTCCGGCGTCGAACAGCAATCGCTGGCGGATCAGATCACTCAGGAACTGGAATCAGCGTATCGGCTGTTGAGCGACTTGAGCTAG
- the rsmH gene encoding 16S rRNA (cytosine(1402)-N(4))-methyltransferase RsmH has translation MSSRSVHVPVMPREVLHYLQLSDGLTVLDGTVGAAGHSSKIVEKIGSAGRLFGFDRDPMMLQFAREKLPEDNVTLFHSSYTNAQELLAEAGVEGVDRVLLDLGLSSDQLSDRERGFGFDAGGPLDMRFDTSRGQTAAELLQTSDQAKIAQILTDFGEEKFARQIADEVCRRKSTNRITTTQDLEDCIRSAIPRGAAGSRNPATRAFQALRIAVNDELKHVQDMMNSVLPSILKPDGIAVILTFHSLEDRIVKSAFKGQQQWQPLTKTPIEATPAEIRLNPRSRSAKLRAATRKHP, from the coding sequence ATGTCTTCAAGGTCCGTTCACGTTCCCGTGATGCCTCGCGAAGTGTTGCACTATCTGCAGCTTTCGGACGGTCTGACGGTGCTGGATGGAACTGTTGGAGCGGCCGGACACAGCTCAAAGATCGTCGAAAAAATCGGATCGGCCGGACGGCTGTTTGGTTTTGATCGCGACCCCATGATGCTGCAGTTCGCTCGCGAAAAACTGCCGGAAGATAACGTCACCCTTTTTCATTCGTCATACACAAACGCTCAGGAACTTCTGGCGGAAGCCGGTGTTGAGGGCGTTGACCGAGTTCTGTTGGATCTCGGTTTGTCTTCGGATCAACTTTCCGACCGCGAACGTGGCTTCGGCTTTGATGCGGGCGGACCATTGGATATGAGGTTCGATACCTCACGCGGCCAAACGGCGGCGGAACTCTTGCAAACATCTGACCAGGCAAAAATCGCTCAAATACTGACCGACTTCGGCGAAGAAAAATTCGCTCGCCAAATTGCCGACGAGGTCTGTCGGCGGAAATCAACCAATCGCATCACGACAACTCAGGACCTTGAAGACTGCATTCGTTCCGCGATCCCTCGTGGTGCGGCCGGCAGTCGAAACCCGGCAACCCGCGCGTTTCAGGCGTTGCGGATTGCGGTCAACGATGAACTCAAACATGTACAGGACATGATGAATTCGGTGCTTCCGTCCATTTTGAAACCGGACGGTATCGCTGTGATTCTGACTTTTCATTCTCTGGAAGATCGCATTGTTAAGTCGGCGTTCAAAGGACAGCAACAATGGCAGCCTCTAACGAAAACTCCGATCGAAGCCACACCCGCCGAGATCCGGCTGAATCCCCGAAGTCGCTCGGCAAAACTGCGAGCGGCGACGCGAAAGCATCCATGA